The Pongo abelii isolate AG06213 chromosome 11, NHGRI_mPonAbe1-v2.0_pri, whole genome shotgun sequence genome includes a window with the following:
- the SMPD4 gene encoding sphingomyelin phosphodiesterase 4 isoform X4 — protein sequence MMKLVYKLQAEDYKFDFPVSYLPGPVKASIQECILPDSPLYHNKVQFTPTGGLGLNLALNPFEYYIFFFALSLITQKPLPVSLHVRTSDCAYFILVDRYLSWFLPTEGSVPPPLSSSPGGTSPSPPPRTPAMPFASYGLHHTSLLKRHISHQTSVNADPASHEIWRSETLLQVFVEMWLHHYSLEMYQKMQSPHAKLEVLHYRLSVSSALYSPAQPSLQALHAYQESFTPTEEHVLVVRLLLKHLHAFANSLKPEQASPSAHSHATSPLEEFKRAAVPRFVQQKLYLFLQHCFGHWPLDASFRAVLEMWLSYLQPWRYAPDKQAPGSDSQPRCVSEKWAPFVQENLLMYTKLFVGFLNRALRTDLVSPKHALMVFRVAKVFAQPNLAEMIQKGEQLFLEPELVIPHRQHRLFTAPTFTGSFLSPWPPVVTDASFKVKSHVYSLEGQDCKYTPMFGPEARTLVLRLAQLITQAKHTAKSISDQCAESPAGHSFLSWLGFSSMDTNGSYTANDLDEMGQDSVRKTDEYLEKALEYLRQIFRLSEAQLRQFTLALGTTQDENGKKQLPDCIVGEDGLILTPLGRYQIINGLRRFEIEYQGDPELQPIRSYEIASLVRTLFRLSSAINHRFAGQMAALCSRDDFLGSFCRYHLTEPGLASRHLLSPVGRRQVASHTRGPRLSLRFLGSYRTLVSLLLAFFVASLFCVGPLPCTLLLTLGYVLYASAMTLLTERGKLHQP from the exons ATGATGAAGTTGGTTTATAAGCTTCAAGCTGAAGACTATAAGTTTGACTTTCCTGTCTCCTATCTGCCT GGTCCTGTGAAGGCGTCCATCCAGGAGTGCATCCTCCCTGACAGTCCTCTGTACCACAACAAGGTCCAGTTCACCCCCACTGGGGGCCTTGGTCTGAACCTGGCCCTGA ATCCGTTCGAGTATTACATATTCTTCTTTGCCTTGAGCCTCATCACTCAGAAG CCACTCCCTGTGTCCCTCCACGTCCGTACTTCAGACTGTGCCTATTTCATCTTGGTGGACAGGTACCTGTCATGGTTCCTGCCCACTGAAGGCAGTGTGCCCCCGCCACTCTCCTCCAGCCCAGGGGGGACCAGCCCCTCACCACCTCCCAG GACACCAGCCATGCCCTTTGCTTCCTATGGCCTCCACCACACTAGCCTCCTGAAGCGACACATCTCTCATCAGACGTCTGTGAATGCAGACCCCGCCTCCCACGAGATCTGGAGGTCAGAAACTCTGCTCCAG GTTTTTGTTGAAATGTGGCTTCATCACTATTCCTTGGAGATGTATCAAAAAATGCAGTCCCCTCACGCCAAG CTGGAGGTTCTGCACTACCGACTCAGTGTCTCCAGCGCCCTCTACAGCCCCGCCCAACCCAGCCTCCAGGCCCTCCACGCCTACCAA GAGTCGTTCACGCCTACTGAGGAGCATGTGTTGGTGGTGCGCCTGCTGCTGAAGCACCTGCACGCCTTTGCCAACAGCCTGAAGCCAGAGCAGGCCTCACCCTCCGCCCACTCCCACGCCACCAGCCCCCTGGAGGAGTTCAAACG GGCCGCTGTCCCGAGGTTCGTCCAGCAGAAACTCTACCTCTTCTTGCAGCATTGCTTTGGCCACTGGCCCCTGGACGCATCGTTCAGAGCT GTCCTGGAGATGTGGCTGAGCTACCTGCAGCCGTGGCGGTACGCGCCTGACAAGCAGGCTCCGGGCAGCGACTCCCAGCCCCGGTGTGTGTCGGAGAAATG GGCGCCCTTTGTCCAGGAGAACCTGCTGATGTACACCAAGTTGTTTGTGGGCTTCCTGAACCGTGCGCTCCGCACAGACCTGGTCAGCCCCAAGCATGCGCTCATGGTGTTCCGAGTGGCCAAAGTCTTTGCCCAGCCCAACCTAGCTGAGATGATTCAGAAAG GTGAGCAGCTATTCCTGGAGCCAGAGCTGGTCATCCCCCACCGCCAGCACCGACTCTTCACAGCCCCCACATTCACTGGGAGCTTCCTGTCACCCTGGCCACCAGTGGTCACTGATGCCTCCTTCAAGGTGAAGAGCCACGTCTATAGCCTGGAGGGCCAGGACTGCAAGTACACCCCGATGTTTGGGCCCGAGGCCCGCACCCTG GTCCTGCGCCTCGCTCAGCTCATCACACAGGCCAAACACACAGCCAAGTCCATCTCTGACCAGTGTGCGGAGAGCCCGGCTGGCCACTCCTTCCTCTCGTGGCTGGGCTTCAGCTCCATGGACACCAATGGCTCCTACACAGCCAACGACCTGGACGAGATGGGGCAAGACAGCGTCCGGAAGACAGATGAATACCTGGAGAAGGCCCTGGAGTACCTGCGCCAGATATTCCGG CTCAGCGAAGCTCAGCTCAGGCAGTTCACACTCGCCTTGGGCACCACCCAGGATGAGAATGGAAAAAAGCAGCTCCCCGACTGCATCGTGGGTGAGGACGGACTCATCCTTACGCCCCTGGGGCGGTACCAG ATCATCAATGGGCTGCGAAGGTTTGAAATTGAGTACCAGGGGGACCCGGAGCTGCAGCCCATCCGGAGCTATGAGATCGCCAGCTTGGTCCGCACGCTCTTCAGGCTGTCGTCTGCCATCAACCACAGA TTTGCAGGACAGATGGCGGCTCTGTGTTCCCGGGATGACTTCCTCGGCAGCTTCTGTCGCTACCACCTCACAGAACCTGGGCTGGCCAGCAGGCACCTGCTGAGCCCTGTGGGGAGGAGGCAGGTGGCCAGCCACACCCGCGGCCCCAGGCTCAGCCTGCGCTTCCTGGGCAGTTACCGGACGCTGGTCTCACTGCTGCTGGCCTTCTTCGTGGCCTCTCTGTTCTGCGTCGGGCCCCTCCCATGCACGCTGCTGCTCACCCTGGGCTACGTCCTCTATGCCTCTGCCATGACACTGCTGACCGAGCGGGGGAAGCTGCACCAGCCCTGA
- the SMPD4 gene encoding sphingomyelin phosphodiesterase 4 isoform X5 — protein sequence MAGREHFRQPRWCPRWLEPPLLTGARESRGVQHRDGISRPWGPVKASIQECILPDSPLYHNKVQFTPTGGLGLNLALNPFEYYIFFFALSLITQKPLPVSLHVRTSDCAYFILVDRYLSWFLPTEGSVPPPLSSSPGGTSPSPPPRTPAMPFASYGLHHTSLLKRHISHQTSVNADPASHEIWRSETLLQVFVEMWLHHYSLEMYQKMQSPHAKESFTPTEEHVLVVRLLLKHLHAFANSLKPEQASPSAHSHATSPLEEFKRAAVPRFVQQKLYLFLQHCFGHWPLDASFRAVLEMWLSYLQPWRYAPDKQAPGSDSQPRCVSEKWAPFVQENLLMYTKLFVGFLNRALRTDLVSPKHALMVFRVAKVFAQPNLAEMIQKGEQLFLEPELVIPHRQHRLFTAPTFTGSFLSPWPPVVTDASFKVKSHVYSLEGQDCKYTPMFGPEARTLVLRLAQLITQAKHTAKSISDQCAESPAGHSFLSWLGFSSMDTNGSYTANDLDEMGQDSVRKTDEYLEKALEYLRQIFRLSEAQLRQFTLALGTTQDENGKKQLPDCIVGEDGLILTPLGRYQIINGLRRFEIEYQGDPELQPIRSYEIASLVRTLFRLSSAINHRFAGQMAALCSRDDFLGSFCRYHLTEPGLASRHLLSPVGRRQVASHTRGPRLSLRFLGSYRTLVSLLLAFFVASLFCVGPLPCTLLLTLGYVLYASAMTLLTERGKLHQP from the exons ATGGCTGGTAGAGAGCATTTTCGGCAGCCTAGATGGTGTCCTCGCTGGCTGGAACCTCCGCTGCTTACAGGGGCGCGTGAATCCCGTGGAGTACAGCATCGTGATGGAATTTCTCGACCCTGG GGTCCTGTGAAGGCGTCCATCCAGGAGTGCATCCTCCCTGACAGTCCTCTGTACCACAACAAGGTCCAGTTCACCCCCACTGGGGGCCTTGGTCTGAACCTGGCCCTGA ATCCGTTCGAGTATTACATATTCTTCTTTGCCTTGAGCCTCATCACTCAGAAG CCACTCCCTGTGTCCCTCCACGTCCGTACTTCAGACTGTGCCTATTTCATCTTGGTGGACAGGTACCTGTCATGGTTCCTGCCCACTGAAGGCAGTGTGCCCCCGCCACTCTCCTCCAGCCCAGGGGGGACCAGCCCCTCACCACCTCCCAG GACACCAGCCATGCCCTTTGCTTCCTATGGCCTCCACCACACTAGCCTCCTGAAGCGACACATCTCTCATCAGACGTCTGTGAATGCAGACCCCGCCTCCCACGAGATCTGGAGGTCAGAAACTCTGCTCCAG GTTTTTGTTGAAATGTGGCTTCATCACTATTCCTTGGAGATGTATCAAAAAATGCAGTCCCCTCACGCCAAG GAGTCGTTCACGCCTACTGAGGAGCATGTGTTGGTGGTGCGCCTGCTGCTGAAGCACCTGCACGCCTTTGCCAACAGCCTGAAGCCAGAGCAGGCCTCACCCTCCGCCCACTCCCACGCCACCAGCCCCCTGGAGGAGTTCAAACG GGCCGCTGTCCCGAGGTTCGTCCAGCAGAAACTCTACCTCTTCTTGCAGCATTGCTTTGGCCACTGGCCCCTGGACGCATCGTTCAGAGCT GTCCTGGAGATGTGGCTGAGCTACCTGCAGCCGTGGCGGTACGCGCCTGACAAGCAGGCTCCGGGCAGCGACTCCCAGCCCCGGTGTGTGTCGGAGAAATG GGCGCCCTTTGTCCAGGAGAACCTGCTGATGTACACCAAGTTGTTTGTGGGCTTCCTGAACCGTGCGCTCCGCACAGACCTGGTCAGCCCCAAGCATGCGCTCATGGTGTTCCGAGTGGCCAAAGTCTTTGCCCAGCCCAACCTAGCTGAGATGATTCAGAAAG GTGAGCAGCTATTCCTGGAGCCAGAGCTGGTCATCCCCCACCGCCAGCACCGACTCTTCACAGCCCCCACATTCACTGGGAGCTTCCTGTCACCCTGGCCACCAGTGGTCACTGATGCCTCCTTCAAGGTGAAGAGCCACGTCTATAGCCTGGAGGGCCAGGACTGCAAGTACACCCCGATGTTTGGGCCCGAGGCCCGCACCCTG GTCCTGCGCCTCGCTCAGCTCATCACACAGGCCAAACACACAGCCAAGTCCATCTCTGACCAGTGTGCGGAGAGCCCGGCTGGCCACTCCTTCCTCTCGTGGCTGGGCTTCAGCTCCATGGACACCAATGGCTCCTACACAGCCAACGACCTGGACGAGATGGGGCAAGACAGCGTCCGGAAGACAGATGAATACCTGGAGAAGGCCCTGGAGTACCTGCGCCAGATATTCCGG CTCAGCGAAGCTCAGCTCAGGCAGTTCACACTCGCCTTGGGCACCACCCAGGATGAGAATGGAAAAAAGCAGCTCCCCGACTGCATCGTGGGTGAGGACGGACTCATCCTTACGCCCCTGGGGCGGTACCAG ATCATCAATGGGCTGCGAAGGTTTGAAATTGAGTACCAGGGGGACCCGGAGCTGCAGCCCATCCGGAGCTATGAGATCGCCAGCTTGGTCCGCACGCTCTTCAGGCTGTCGTCTGCCATCAACCACAGA TTTGCAGGACAGATGGCGGCTCTGTGTTCCCGGGATGACTTCCTCGGCAGCTTCTGTCGCTACCACCTCACAGAACCTGGGCTGGCCAGCAGGCACCTGCTGAGCCCTGTGGGGAGGAGGCAGGTGGCCAGCCACACCCGCGGCCCCAGGCTCAGCCTGCGCTTCCTGGGCAGTTACCGGACGCTGGTCTCACTGCTGCTGGCCTTCTTCGTGGCCTCTCTGTTCTGCGTCGGGCCCCTCCCATGCACGCTGCTGCTCACCCTGGGCTACGTCCTCTATGCCTCTGCCATGACACTGCTGACCGAGCGGGGGAAGCTGCACCAGCCCTGA